A stretch of DNA from Endozoicomonas sp. 8E:
ACTGTCCGGGGTGAGCTGATCCTAAGTCTACTCAATGAATCAGGGCTTTGCTTAGTCAAAATAAATCAGGGCAGCCAGAAGCTGCCCTGAAGGGTTGCGTGATATTTCACGCGGGGGAGGCGAACTATTTAGCCGAACTGGTTCATAGTATTGTCTTCACCAGCCGCTTTCAGTGCAGCATCACCAGAGAAGTATTCTTTGTGATCATCACCCATGTCTGAGCCAGCCATATTTTGGTGTTTAACACAGGCAATACCCTGACGGATTTCTTTGCGCTGAACGTTAGCAACGTAGCCCAGCATGCCCTGATCACCAAAGTACTCTTTAGCCAGGTTGTCGGTGGACAGCGCGGCAGTGTGGTAAGTTGGCAGAGTGATCAGGTGGTGGAAGATGCCTGCTTCACGGGCTGCGTCAGCCTGGAAGGTACGGATCTTCTCATCAGCCGCCTGGGCCAGTTCGGTTGCGTCGTACTCTGCACTCATCAGTTGAGCACGGTCGTAAGCAGAAACGTCTTTGCCTTGTTCGCTCCAGGCATCGAATACCTGCTGACGGAAATTCAGAGTCCAGTTGAAGGACGGTGAATTGTTGTAAACCAGCTTGGCGTTCGGGCAGGTCTCACGAATCTTGTTAACCATCTCGGCGATCTGGCCAACGTGAGGTTTTTCGGTCTCAATCCACAGCAGGTCAGCGCCGTTCTGCAGAGAAGTGATGCAGTCCAGAACGACACGGTCAACACCGGTGCCCTGACGGAATTGGAACAGGTTGCTGGGCAGACGCTTGGGACGAACCAGCTTGCCGTTACGGTTAATGATCACATCACCGTTTTTCATGTTCTCTGGAGTGACTTCTTCAACATCCAGGAAGCTGTTGTACTGGTCACCCAGGTCACCAGGCTGGTTGGTTACTGCCAGCTGCTTGGTCAGGCCAGCACCCAGGGAGTCGGTACGGGCAACGATTACCCCGTCATCTACACCCAGTTCCAGGAAGGCGTAGCGAACAGCACGAATCTTGGCCAGGAAATCTTCGTGAGGAACGGTTACCTTGCCGTCCTGGTGACCACATTGCTTCTCGTCGGAAACCTGGTTTTCGATCTGGATACAGCAGGCACCGGCTTCAATCATTTTCTTGGCCAGCAGGTAAGTGGCTTCTTCGTTACCGAAACCAGCGTCGATGTCGGCAATGATGGGTACAACGTGTGTCTTGTGATTATCGATCTGGCTCTGGAGATCTGCTTCTTTAGCGGTATCGCCAGCCTTGCGGGCAGAGTCGAGTTCACGGAACAGGCCGCCCAGTTCACGGGCATCAGCCTGACGCAGGAAAGTGTAGAGTTCTTCAATCAGGCCAGCTACAGACGTTTTCTCGTGCATGGACTGGTCTGGCAGAGGACCAAACTCGGAGCGCAGTGCAGCAACCATCCAGCCAGACAGGTAAAGGTAGCGACGATCAGTGTTGTTGAAATGTTTCTTGATAGAAATCATTTTCTGCTGACCAATGAATCCATGCCAGCAGCCCAGGGACTGGGTGTATTTTGCCGTGTCAGCGTCGTAAGCCGCCATGTCTTCGCGCATGATCTTGGCGGTATAGCGGGCAATATCCAGACCGGTCTTGAAACGGTTCTGCGCTTTCATGCGAGCAGCGTATTCGGGATTGATCGCTTCCCAGGAAGAGCCCTGAGTAGCTTTCAGTGAAGCAATTGCGTCAATATCATTCAGGTAGTTTGACATAATCAGTCCTTCCGTTTTCACGACGTTATCAGCGTGTTTTGATGATCAGCATTTTTAGTCAGAGACGTGCCGATCAGGTGACTGCATTCTGTGATTTGTGAACATTTGTGACAATCCTGTTGTTTTTATCTTTGCTATTTATTTTGTGAATAGTGGTGTTTTTTTACACGGCCTGAGAGAAGTGTTGACACTGAATAGCATTATTTTTCTGTTTGATTATTATAATAAAAACAACCGCTTATGTTTTTTTTCTTTGGGAGGATGGTAAAATATACGACTATAATATTATATGTGTCGGGTGTTTGATTATCTTGCAGGGATTTCTTGATAAAACTCCTTTTTCTGCTTTCGTTTGTGATTTTTTGATAATTGATATTTCAGGCGGGGGGTACTCCTTCAGCAGATATCAAAAAGTCACTCAATACCTGCTGTATAGAGCGATGCGGCAAAAGTCTCCTGTGGGTGGTGCTTTTCTGCACTAAGCACAGCCTCACGAAAGGCTGCGCGAGGGAACAAGAGCTCAAAGCTGCGAGCCGATGGCCAGAAATTCCATACAAGGCTGAGTCCCGAGGGCAATCTTGTCACTTACCTGCATGGTTCAGCTCGGATGTCTGGAACTTTTTACTGATTTGATAATCAAATCTAAGAATCAATGAAGATTTAGAAAATAACTATTTGTAACAAGGAGGTCAGCAAAATGAATGTTTCGGAGAGCCCATTTTTTCCCCCTGTTGATCAAAATTCTCAAGGTGCCCGGAAGGTTCATCCCCGGCAGGAGGATCATTCCAGCTATCCATCAGCTCAATCCTGGGGCAAATACCTTGTTAAAGAGGTTTCGCAGGGGCGCGAACAAGACGACTTAGCCGTCGGAAGTATGCCTCATCCTTCTGCCATTAACGAACATCCTATGGAATGGTCTTCTGTGCAAGCCTGCCCAGCTTCCACACCTGACTTACCACAAGGCAATCTTGATCATGAATTAAAAGAGTTTCTGAAAAGGTTTGCAGAGTGTATGAGCAAAGGGCAACCATTGCCGGTCAGTGACTATAAAGCATTCATCAAGTACTTCGGGAAGTTACCGCCCAATGCTGACCCTGATCAGCTTGATTCTGAAGATTACCTCCTGAAAATTAAAGAAGATCCTTATTATATAGAGCAGGTACCCCAGGAAAAGTTAACACCAGATTTGTGTGTGCAGGCATGCACGAAATTTAATTATGGGAATTTGCAGTATGTGCCTGAAAGGATTAAGACCGATGAATTCTATCGGGCTCTGGCACTTGAAGAATCTAATGCGCTTAACTACGTGCCTGAGAAGATAAAAAGACAATGGCTGGATGATGGTTTTTTTGACGTGCTGTTTGAAAAAGATGATGACGTTATTTGTTACATTCCCCGAGACGCAAAAACCGATGCCCATTTTGAAATAGCCTGCAGAAAATCGCCCACTGCGCTGAGCAGTTACCCGAAAAATAAACCCATTAGTGATCACCTGTTAGCCATTGCAATCGAACGCTTCGGGTCCCTGCAGTATTGCCCGGACCATAAGAAAACAGCAGAACTTTGTGAATTAGCCTGTCGATGCAATGGGTTAGCATTAAAGTACGTTCCTGAAAAACTGAAAACTGCAGCATTATGCCAAATGGCCGTTGATAAAAATGCCGACGCTTTTGAATTCATCCCGGAAGCGGTCAAAACATTCGAAATGTATCTGGCAGCCTCTAAAAGTGATCGCGTACTCAAGAAGCTTCCCGAATTTCTAACACAAGCACAACGAACGGAAATATATCGTACTGCCTGTACTTTTGGCATAACAGTATTGAATGATATTCCAAAGCAATTTATTACCGAAGAGTTCCTCAAGTCAGTCTTTACCAGCAAGGAACATGTAAACACCCCTCTTGCCTGTGCCGCACACATCAGACTTTCACAATTTGTTGAAGATGATAAAGTGTTTGAACTGTATTCCTTAGCCCTGAGCCTCTCACCTGATGCGCTGGAGTTTGTGCCCAAATACATAAGAAAGGGAGCAATCCTTCATGAGGCATTAAAACATGATGTGTCGGTATTGAAATATGTTCCTGTGGAAAACCTGAATTTTATTGAATGTTGTCTCAAAGCATCAGTTACAAAAGAGATGATGGATACATCGGATGCAAGCCTGGAAAAATGTCAGTTAAGATTAATAAAGCTTAACAAAATGCCTTATGTGCCAACCAATGTTCAGTTGATGTTTTTGTCGAATACCGATTCGACACTAAAAGAAAAACTCAGGTTAATTGAATCATTAGATGCTCCGAGTTACACCTTCCCGGAACAGGTATTAGCGGCACCACTGGTTTGCCAGAAGTCTCCTTTGC
This window harbors:
- a CDS encoding isocitrate lyase — its product is MSNYLNDIDAIASLKATQGSSWEAINPEYAARMKAQNRFKTGLDIARYTAKIMREDMAAYDADTAKYTQSLGCWHGFIGQQKMISIKKHFNNTDRRYLYLSGWMVAALRSEFGPLPDQSMHEKTSVAGLIEELYTFLRQADARELGGLFRELDSARKAGDTAKEADLQSQIDNHKTHVVPIIADIDAGFGNEEATYLLAKKMIEAGACCIQIENQVSDEKQCGHQDGKVTVPHEDFLAKIRAVRYAFLELGVDDGVIVARTDSLGAGLTKQLAVTNQPGDLGDQYNSFLDVEEVTPENMKNGDVIINRNGKLVRPKRLPSNLFQFRQGTGVDRVVLDCITSLQNGADLLWIETEKPHVGQIAEMVNKIRETCPNAKLVYNNSPSFNWTLNFRQQVFDAWSEQGKDVSAYDRAQLMSAEYDATELAQAADEKIRTFQADAAREAGIFHHLITLPTYHTAALSTDNLAKEYFGDQGMLGYVANVQRKEIRQGIACVKHQNMAGSDMGDDHKEYFSGDAALKAAGEDNTMNQFG
- a CDS encoding DUF4116 domain-containing protein, producing MNVSESPFFPPVDQNSQGARKVHPRQEDHSSYPSAQSWGKYLVKEVSQGREQDDLAVGSMPHPSAINEHPMEWSSVQACPASTPDLPQGNLDHELKEFLKRFAECMSKGQPLPVSDYKAFIKYFGKLPPNADPDQLDSEDYLLKIKEDPYYIEQVPQEKLTPDLCVQACTKFNYGNLQYVPERIKTDEFYRALALEESNALNYVPEKIKRQWLDDGFFDVLFEKDDDVICYIPRDAKTDAHFEIACRKSPTALSSYPKNKPISDHLLAIAIERFGSLQYCPDHKKTAELCELACRCNGLALKYVPEKLKTAALCQMAVDKNADAFEFIPEAVKTFEMYLAASKSDRVLKKLPEFLTQAQRTEIYRTACTFGITVLNDIPKQFITEEFLKSVFTSKEHVNTPLACAAHIRLSQFVEDDKVFELYSLALSLSPDALEFVPKYIRKGAILHEALKHDVSVLKYVPVENLNFIECCLKASVTKEMMDTSDASLEKCQLRLIKLNKMPYVPTNVQLMFLSNTDSTLKEKLRLIESLDAPSYTFPEQVLAAPLVCQKSPLQFRCTNLFLLPLISTAHQVTGFALPRAGDGENINRYIAGNMPSSFGLQDIPEELCPANGSATRIVGGRTIQCLKAGSQAAYFKFQRAGEPLETLAREGLLYQVIAATPELAFKSELPKYQAFMQLPLGEGLRCLISQFDDRVEIVERHGQQYVNVFSYTAPAAYARYAHSPEADGDCPRERPEQGILKACHDAGYMTSMGLVPTSMLQCLHETDYGRGWVALHAAMNRLHDNIHPGKLAAWNTLATDKIDFGHCGIRDLGDYETFGDIQSCLRQKDTLDHCYPPIVSQRVALANSICEIIVSAVLVRSRLRQRDDGYHYKNPQALKETATFIESACNQFLTGLMPLPATLNHLQSLLGREDQEYREWLGRVAQEVLYWTALQPCESGFDQLTGGEYDPADCYLNHVKNNKRLSETLYSYGAGKLLSEKNFLNIDDQLNLGAYNSTFPLISLMNGLTRMCTGVLEQLNRSGRR